The genomic region GAAACAGCTCCCGGTGTCTTCCTGCGCCCTGCACAGGGCGTACCTGCCTTCCCTGTCCTTCGTCATGATGTAGCCCTTGTCGCAGCGGGGCTTTCTTTTGTTGGCGAGGGCCGAAATGAACATGGGAGATTCCTTGATCACCATGAAGGGCATTCCGCATGGGGAGCCCGGCGTGGAGGCGACGATGATGTCCCTCGGGCCGGCGTTGACGACGGCACGCTTGTAAGACTCCGTGGCGCTGCTCTCAACGGTGGCGAGGAAGCGCGTTCCCATCTGCACCCCATCGGCGCCCATGGCCATGAACCGTGAAATGTCGTCGTGATCGTAGATACCGCCGGCAACGATCACGGGGAAATCCCCATGCCGCGAAGCGAAGTCCTTGACGGGCGGGAAGAGGTTCTCCAACCTGTTGGATTCGAGGCCAAGGTCCTCCACTTTGAAACCCAGGTGTCCCCCGGCGAGGGGACCCTCCAGCACCACCGCGTCGGGCTGGTATCCCAGGCGTTCCCATTTCCTGCAGATGAGCTGAAGCGCTCTCACCGAGGAGACGATCGGGACGAGAGCAGTATCCTTCGGGCTTGCGATGCCCGGAAGGGCGAGCGGTAGCCCTCCTCCGGAGATGATGACGTCCACCTTCGCGTCGATGGCCGCCTTTACGGTAACATCGTAGTCCCTGGCGATGGCGACCATGACATTGATGCCCGACACTCCTCCCTTTTCCCGCGCCAGGCAGACCTCCTCGTAGACAGCTTCATAGGTGCTGTACACCTTGTTGTTGCGTTTTCCCAGGAGCCTGTCGAGGCAGGCGCTGGAAACGATCCCGATGCCGCCTTCGGCGGCAACGGCGCTTGCGAGCGGCGACAGGGACACGCCGATCCCCATACCTCCCTGGATAACGGGCACCCGTGCAGTTTTTCCCTTGATGGTGAGTTCTGGCAGCATCATTCCTCTGTGCCGTGAATCAATTTTATGACGGATTGTTGAAGCTGAGAGAAGAGAAATAAAAATGAAAACACGACCGCACAATATAGCATGTTTTTCCGTCAATTACAAAATAATAGATGAAAAGGAAGAGGCGGGCAACA from Syntrophorhabdus sp. harbors:
- a CDS encoding nitronate monooxygenase — translated: MMLPELTIKGKTARVPVIQGGMGIGVSLSPLASAVAAEGGIGIVSSACLDRLLGKRNNKVYSTYEAVYEEVCLAREKGGVSGINVMVAIARDYDVTVKAAIDAKVDVIISGGGLPLALPGIASPKDTALVPIVSSVRALQLICRKWERLGYQPDAVVLEGPLAGGHLGFKVEDLGLESNRLENLFPPVKDFASRHGDFPVIVAGGIYDHDDISRFMAMGADGVQMGTRFLATVESSATESYKRAVVNAGPRDIIVASTPGSPCGMPFMVIKESPMFISALANKRKPRCDKGYIMTKDREGRYALCRAQEDTGSCFCICNGLLSSGGYNTDVEEQLYTVGANGYRVDRISTVRDVMDELKGTARATQLISPEAA